The genomic stretch ATTTAAGTCAAGCCTATATAGATTATCCACCAAATGACCAGAGCAAATATTATTCGAATTATAGAAGAGACTGACTTTATTATCTCCGAACAAACAAAGATAACCTGATTTGTCCAAATGAAAAACAGAAACCAAATTCCGTCTAAATGACGGTACATAAAATGTCTCTAATAAATCCAAGTAAAATCCACTCGTGGAACATAATCTGAAAGTTCCTATAGCTTCGACTGCAACTATATTGCCGTCTGCCACATAGATGTATTTTTAGCATCACTTGGCGGTCGGCTCCACAGGCAACCCTACATAGTAACACTTACATGAGTAGTAGCAACAGAATCTACCCACCAAGTATCAACAGGTGCATAATTTAAACTagcctcaaaacaaacaaaagtaAGAATTATACCCTTCTTTACACGTCAGGTGGCATATTTGGTACAATCCTTCTTCATGTGTCCCACCTTCTTACAGAAGAAACAAGTTAAAACTTGATCCTGTTTGTTAGCCTTTTTCTGCTGAGAAGGCACATTCGTAGTAGTATCACGCTTTCTTTCATACTAAGAAGATGAAGCCATGTGAGCACTTTCAGTCTTATCTTACTGTAGcctctcttcttcttgcacACAGTGAGATATAAGCTCATTTAAGGACCAATTGTCCTTCAGAGTGTTATAACTCACTTTGAATTTTTCAAAGTGTGCAGGAAGGGAAATCAAAATGAAATGCACGAGTAAATCTTCAGACAACTCTAACTTTAGTGCTTTCAATTTTGAAGCAAGACGAGACATTTCCATGATGTACTCTCTTATGTTCCCTTTATCTTTATACCTCATGGAGACAAGTTTGCTCAAAAGACTACTTGTCTCCGCCTTTTTATTCTTAGTAAAGAATTTTTCAATACCCTTTAGGAACTGTTTGGCATCTTTATCCTCAGTAATTGAGCCCCGAAACGCCTCAGGAATTGAGCGTTTCATGATCATAATGCTCATTCGATTGGATCTCTCCCACTTCTCTATTTTAACCTCATTGAGATTTTTCGGAGTGGAAGTGGGCTTCTCATCTCGAAAAGCTATATCTAGATCCATACAACCGAGGACAATCTCCACGGTATCCTTCCAAACTTTAAAGTTTGAACCATTCAACATAGGAATACTGCTAATTTGTGCAGAAACATTGGTAGCTAAAGCCATAGTTTTTGGATTAGAACAAAAAGCATGCAGTAAATATTAGTTAAATAATGGGAAAAAATCCAGATTGAGATATCTAGAACaacattaattttcaatctttgGATAGAAAAATTAACTGTAAGTGATACTCTCATTGCAATAATCAAATATTGTCAAAATTTCTGTCACACATTAAGCCTTTCTTTGGACCGACTTAATGCGCATATGGAAACTTAAACTTCACAACCTATTTATTACCgcatatattttctattaattggccaaacaataaccttcctttgggccgattattgatcgcataattaatagaaaataaacaaaatgtGCAATGTTTATTATTTGGCCAAACAATAAACTTCCTTTGGGCCAATTATTGTTCGTATAAATAATAAgcattaatttatttttaattaattacctAAATATGTATTTACCATCAATATGTGTATGTAATTCGGCCAAATACAGACCTTTCTTTGGGCCGACCAATATTCGCATGAATTACATATCACTATATTCCTAATGttttaaataaatcaattttcacaAAAGAGGATACTTTAGCAGCATAATGTTTAATCAATTTATTCTAAAACTAAATCTTTATAAAATGAGTGGGTATAATAATCCAAATAATTACTAGTTTTCTTAtgtaacaatttaaaaaaaatatttaaatcacaaaaaaatttaaattttaatagtgTCTTTTCATACTTTAAAAAAACATGATTATAACTGAATTCATATGccaaataaattattaatccataaaattaaaattaatcttTATATTCAATAAtactcttttatatatatatatataccttaaacaatgataatatatataaataattatacatgATAACACACGTATATAAGGAATTGCAATATTACGGTACCAGCAttaacaaaaggaaattaatCTGAATTTGTGCAACAGCACCGCACACACATCATACATGTTTCTTTATACGTAATATTATCAGGTAAGGGACACAAAATATACATCAATCCATATATTGATTCAGCGAAATAAAACTGAATATTTTCGATGATTAAATTATGAATGGCTCTGATATCATttgttggaataaataattttattaattcaaataatttatattaaatcaCAAAAAACATCTATATTaaagtgtatttttattcataaGAGTTAGAAATTAATGGAAGAATTGGAATTTTGTGGTTTTTTCGATCTTCTTCAATCAAAGACTTCTGTATTCCGTCAATATATGATAGCACCCAATTTTTCCAATTCGGCAGTTTGATCTATGCTATGATTTATTATTCATTCTGTATTTCTAGGCGGCTGAACTCCAACTCTTTTGATAGAGAAAGAGCAACAAACACGGCTTTGGTATATTGGGGACCGAAACCCTAAAggtctatttatatttgagcatggTACCCATTAAACCTTAAAGCCCAAATAAAATtgtatttaaaattcaaaaaataatatatttaaaatccaaaaaagataattatctaagGAACATATCcaattttattctcatttaattccaaatcaaaagaaataatgacttattcaatttatcatttataacaataaataaaattatcattatataagtcatttaatttgaaataacataatttatgattataattaatatatgtattgtgcacaaacaaattaaaaaattaaaataatttcttaacaGTAATTACATACCTTTTTATCGGTTTTCATTTCCATGATCTTGTATTTTAAAGTATTGGTAtgaaaaaacaagaaataaatttattgctttttttttttgttcagtTAAGCATTATTATTggaaattttttgttttgttggatacgattgatttattatttttgttttattaaagttttaattttgatttattattttgttttgatCGAATTTTGAATATACTTATTCTTAGAAATACTGTATCGTATTTAAAACgaagcagaagaaaaaaataagacaATAATCTGAAAGTCTATTTTCTACAACCATTTAAAATTGCAATAGTTAATGGTTGAATAAAAGCTCATTTTtaataagagaaatattattcatacaataaatatttttaatgttaatataaaaatatggttgttattattaattaattatgtatttaaattatttttaattaataaaataaaaaagatatgtaTTTAGTTATTATAAAAATAGATATCAAAATAGTATTTATTATGAAAGATGTAGACAAGGACGGACTCAAGGGAGAGTAAGTAGTGCTCTTGAACTTccaacaaattttaaaagttcATATACAAAAGTTATATTAtgagtatattaaaattagtcaccaAAATAAACCACTAATATAAAACACAtgctaaaatataaatatactataaaaataaattaaatcacatatgtatttatatacaaatatattaatgactaattttagtggctgattttagtgtataaatagcatttttctatatttataatatatgtattgtatagaataaaatttaatagtaTAGTGATAGTAAAAAGAGTTACTATTCTTTATGTATTAGGGTTTAAATTTCtctacatatatttatattatttatattttttatttaatttagagttttttttacattttttttttaagattaattttaacatttataatcatatatataaagttactttaatattatttatgataatattatttttttctaattttatttaattgtttttttattattttttaattaacttttaTCCCTatgattatataaaaatattttaatatattttaaatttacataataaaattgttagtgtaattaacttatattattttatgtcatattttttaataatataaaatataaaaatataatttattgtaACATAAATACTTAATAGagtaaattaattaacaaaatatttaaaaatatataattttatattttattaaa from Arachis stenosperma cultivar V10309 chromosome 9, arast.V10309.gnm1.PFL2, whole genome shotgun sequence encodes the following:
- the LOC130948888 gene encoding uncharacterized protein LOC130948888; amino-acid sequence: MALATNVSAQISSIPMLNGSNFKVWKDTVEIVLGCMDLDIAFRDEKPTSTPKNLNEVKIEKWERSNRMSIMIMKRSIPEAFRGSITEDKDAKQFLKGIEKFFTKNKKAETSSLLSKLVSMRYKDKGNIREYIMEMSRLASKLKALKLELSEDLLVHFILISLPAHFEKFKVSYNTLKDNWSLNELISHCVQEEERLQ